TCCATCGACGCGCAGAACCTGATCGCCCTGCGCACCCTGGCCGAGATGGCGCAGGCCAACGGCCGGGTAGACGAGGCGCGGCGCTGGTACGGCGAGCTGCTGTCGGTGGATCCCGTCAACGCCGACGCCCGCGCCGCCCTCGCGGCCCTGGACCGCCCCGGCGCCGACGCGGCCACCGTGGACGAGCCGGTGCAGGTGGGCACCAGCTGGGGCGGCGCGGGCGAGGAGCTGCCCGTGGCCGGCGGCGCCGACGCGGGCTTCGCGGATGATGCGGACCGTGGCGAGTTCGGGATGGTGGACCTTGCCCCGGCACCGTCCGACGGGGCCGACGCCACCGCCGGGCTGGACACGTGGGGGGACATCGCCATCGACGACGGCGCCCCCGCCGCGGCCCCCGCGCCGTCCAACGCCGATGATGGGTTCGACGCGTTCGGGTTCGGGAGCCTGGACCTGGACACGACGTCCCAGGGCGCCGCATCCTCGGGCGAGGATGCGCCTTCCGCCCCCGCGGATGATTCCGGCGGATGGCTGGACGTGGATGCGCGCGAGGACGTGGGCGAGAGCGCCGCGGCCGACGCCTCGCCGTACGATGACGATTCGCTGCTGAACGCGCCGCTCGCCGGGGCCGGGCTCCCGCTGCTGGACATGGGCGACGACTCCGCCGGGCACGACCACGGGGCCGACCACCACGACGACGTCGACCACGAGGTGGTGACCGAAACGATGGCCGAGCTGTACGCCAGCCAGGGTCTGCTTGACCGCGCGGCCGACACGTACCGCACCCTCATCGACCAGCGCGGCCCGGAGCCGGGGCTGGTGCGCCGCTTGGCGGAGATCGAGGCGCAGGCCGGCGGCGCCGCGCAGCCCGCGGGACCCTCCGCCTTCGGCGCGAGCGACGAGGAAGAGGCCGCGCCCGACTGGTTGGCCGGCGTGGATGCCTTCGCGGCGGGTGGAACCCCGGCCGCGCTGCCGGACACGGGCCTCTCGCCCTCGCTCGGTACGGTGGACTTCGGCGCGCCGGACGAACCCGAGTCTGCAGATGCCCCGGTACCGTCCTTCGACACGCCGTCCTTCGACACGCTTGCGACGACCCCCGCAGTCGGATCCTCCTCGGCCGACCCTTTCGCGGACTCCTTCGCGAACGGGTTCGACGGCGGGGACGATGCCGCGCTGCCCGAGCCGGCCATGGCGTCCGCGGACGTGTACGGAGAGCGGGACGCATGGGAGCCGCCGACGGTGACGCCCACGGAGGCGGCGGGATTCGACCTGATCGTGGTGGCGGACGACGGGGGCGAACTGCACATCCCCGCCTCCGCCGAGGAGGTCGCCGACCTGAGCGCCGACTGGACCATCGCCGCCGCCCCGCTTGACGAGGGGGACGACGAAGACGACCTGCCGCTGGCCGCCGCGGCCCCCGCGGCCCCCGCGGCCCCCGCTGGTTCCACGATGGCCAGCTACTTCCAGTCGCTGCTCTCGTGGACCCCCGGCCAGACCGCCGTCGAGACGCCGACCTACGAGGCCTCTGTCGATGACGGCACGCTGAGCATCGCCCCGGCAGCCGATCTGGATGCGGACCCAGGAGACGACTCGTCGTTCGACGCCGGTACGGGGGACCTCGGTTTCGGCGCGGCGGACGAGCCGCCGGCGCACGCCGACGCCCTTGCGGAGCCCGGGTTCCCCGCGATCGAGCCGCCGGTGGATGAGCCTTCGCCCATCGACGCGTACCTGACAGGGGCCGACACCGCGCCCCTGGACGAGTCCGCCGCGGCGGACGAGCCGTCCTCGATCGACGCGTACCTGGCGGGTGCGGAGACGGCGCCGCTGGAGGAGCCCGCCGCGCTGGACGGGTTGAGCTTCGCGGAGGTTGGGACGGACGCGGTGATCGATGCGCCCGCCCGCGCGGACGACGAGCCCTGGGCGTTCCCGGGCGACGTACCGGTCGCGGGCCCGCCGGTGGCCGAGCCGGAGCCGCTGGCGGCGGAGTTGGAGCCGCTGGACCTGGACGAGCCCTGGGCCGCGCCGGCCGCGCCCCCGTCGCCGGTGGACCTGGAAGCGTTCGAACTGAGCGACGAACTCGTCGGCGGCACGCGCTCTGCCGAGAGCACGCCCGCCGCGCAGGATCCGGCGCAGGCGGACGACGAGGGACTGCTGCCGTGGGAGCTTCCGGCCGAGCCGGCGGAGCCCGCCCCCGCCGAATCGGCGGGGGGATTCAGCTTCGAAGACTTCTTCGCGGGGAGCGCACCGGCCGCGCCCGCCGCGGCGGCGCCGGAGCCCGCGCCCGCCCCGACGCCGACGCCGGAGCCGCTGCCGACGAGCTTCCCCGCGCTGGATCCAGGGCCGTACACGCCGCCTCCGTCGGCGTTCGCGCCGCCCACCCCGCCGCCGGCCGCGCCTTCCGCGCCCGCGCCGGCCGCGGGCGCGCAGGACGAAGACGATGAGGACCTGGAAAGCTTCCAGGCCTGGCTGCAGAGCCTGAAGCGGTGAACATCGAGGTCGTCCATGGGCCCAACCTGAACCTGTTGGGCACCCGCGAGCCGGAGGTGTACGGCCGCGCCACGCTGGCCGACGTGGACCAGGCGCTGCAGGCGCTCGGGCGCGAACTGGGCGTGCAGGTGAGCTCGTTCCAGGGCAACGGCGAGGGCACGCTGGTGGACCACATCCAGGCCGCCGCGGCCCGGGTGGACGGGTTCGTGGTGAACGCGGCGGCGTACACGCACACCAGCGTGGCCATCGCCGACGCGCTGGCGGGAGTGGCGCGGCCGTACGTGGAGGTGCATCTTAGCAACGTGTTTGCCCGGGA
This region of Longimicrobium sp. genomic DNA includes:
- the aroQ gene encoding type II 3-dehydroquinate dehydratase: MNIEVVHGPNLNLLGTREPEVYGRATLADVDQALQALGRELGVQVSSFQGNGEGTLVDHIQAAAARVDGFVVNAAAYTHTSVAIADALAGVARPYVEVHLSNVFARERFRHRSYLAAGAVGVVSGFGVDSYLLGLRALVNHLNRSA